CATTGCCCTGGGCCATCGCAAAAGGGCTGTACATGCCAAATGCGACTGCGGTAGCAGCGAGAAAAGCTTTAACTGAGGGCTGCATAGATGGAACCTCCTGAACAGAGTCAATGAACGGTCATCATGACAAGAGCGGCAGCAGCTTACAAGTTTCTCAATGTAGTTTCGTGTATCTGCATGCCACCCGTTTACTGACTACGATCAGTCGCGCGAGTAAGGCCGGCCCTTGAAATCGACTGTGATCAAGTTGCCATCCAGCTCACCCATTCCGGGCGAATTGGCAGGCATGCCCGGTGCGGCCAGGCCACGGATGCTGGCGTCGCTCATCATCCGTTTGACGACATGGGCCGGCACATGGCCCTCCACCCGCTGGCCAGTCTGTTCCACCACCGCAGTATGGCAAGAAGCCAGCTCGGCTGGTACGCCAAGTTGCTGCTTGACCTGCCACATGGCCTGGGTCTTGACGGATTTGACCTCGAAGCCTGCCTCGCTCATGTGCTGGGCCCAACCCTCGCAACAGCCGCAATTGGGGTCCTGGTAAACCGTCACGGCAGGCGCCTGTGCCAGGGCCAGGGAA
This genomic interval from Alcaligenes ammonioxydans contains the following:
- a CDS encoding DUF411 domain-containing protein translates to MIKPLLLSAGLMAFSSLALAQAPAVTVYQDPNCGCCEGWAQHMSEAGFEVKSVKTQAMWQVKQQLGVPAELASCHTAVVEQTGQRVEGHVPAHVVKRMMSDASIRGLAAPGMPANSPGMGELDGNLITVDFKGRPYSRD